AAGCACCAGAACAACAGCGCTTTCACACAACGGCCGCACGCCGGAATTCATTGCGGGGCAGCCGGCTAATAACTCCGCCCGACATACGTGGGCGGGGCTGCTGAAATAACGATTTCGCGGGGTTAGCAGTTCAATTTCAAGAGTCGGACCGGGGTCCCAATGGTTGCGTGGCATCGCCGCGCTGCGAGGCCGGGCGGTAGCTTTGCGGCGCCCGCCGGGTGGGGCCCATTTTTTCGTCAAATGAACCAAGCACACCTTCACCTGCTGGTGAACCACCTGCCGATAATGGGCAGTCTTTTTTCGGCCGTATTGCTGGGCGCGGGCCTGTTGCAGCGCAACGACTCGCTTACGAAAGCGGGGCTGGTGGCCGTGCTGGCGGCGGGCCTGCTGTGCCTGCCGGCCCAACTCACGGGCGAAGGCGCCGCGGCCATCGTGCAGGAACTGCCCCGCGTGAGCCGGGCCCTCATTCAAACCCACGCCGGCGCGGCCGAGCTGGGCTTCTGGGTGCTGGAGACGGCGGCCGCGCTGGCACTGTTTGGCCTGCTGCTGCGCAAAAATGCCTCGCCGCGGGCCGTGCTGGTGGCGTGGGCGGCGCTGGCGGTGGCCACGGCCGGCTTTGGGTTGCTGGCGCGCGCGGGGTACCTGGGCGGCCTCATTCGGCACACCGAAATCCGGGAAGGCTTCGGCACGCCCGACGAGCTGTAACCCCGCCCTGATGCCCGCGTAACCTGCCCATGCCTTTTCCCTTCTTCGGCGACGACAAATCGACCGTGGCCCGCCTGCTGGCCACCCTGCCCCAAACCGGCCGCCTGGAGTGGATTGGCCAGCGCCCGCTGCGGCGCGAGCCTTTGCTTTTGGTGCCCGAGGCAGAGCTGAAAACCGATTCGCACATGCTCGGCGACCACGCTCGGCCCAAGACCGGCGGCAAGCGCCAGGTCACGCTCCTGCAGCACGAGCACCTGGCGGCGGTGGCCGGCTACCTGGGCCTGAACGCGCCACTGGACCCCGCCCGCCTGCGCCGCAACCTGGTGGTGAGCGGCCTGAACCTGCTGGCCCTGAAAAACCGCCAGATTCAAATCGGCGACGAAGTCATTCTCGACATCACCGGCGAGTGCCACCCCTGCTCGCGCATGGAAGAAGAGCTGGGCCCTGGCGGCTACAACGCAATGCGCGGGCACGGCGGCCTCACAGCACACATCGCGCAGGGTGGCCTCATTCGGGTGGGCGACGTGGTGCGGGTGCTGAGCTGAACCGGCGCCGGAGCTTGAATTGCGAAATCCCAAACGATTTCGGTAAATTCATATAGCTAACCGGGCGGGGTAGTCACGCGGCCAGGCAAGGTGGCGGGGTATTTTCGGGCACCGATTGGGTGCCGGCCGCTCTGTTAGGCACGCGGCGCCAGGCATCTTCTTTTACGCGAACCACGTACCTTGGCCAACGGCGTTTTTAGGCCCTGCTGACACTAGCAACGGGCTTTTTTTTATTCTTTCCAACCTTTAAATCTTTATACATGACCACAAACTTACGTGCGTTGTCGGCCCTAGGCCGGCACCTTCGCTACCTGGGGTGCGTCGCCTTGCTGCTAGTCAGCGCGGCCGCGTCGCGGGCCCAGGCTCCGGCCCAGGCCACTACACTTTACGGCTTGGGCACGGCCACGCAGCCTATTGCTCCCAACAGCACCTTGTTCTTCCCGGCCGGGGCGGCCGTTGGCGACCAGGGCCTCATCACTTTTTTCACCGCCAATGCCGGCGGCAATGCCAACCCCGCCGCCTTTCCGGTGAAGATTGCCGGCGTGCAGGGGGGGCAGAAGCTGGTCGGCATCGACTCGCGCCCCCTCACCGGGCAGCTTTACGCCCTGGGCTACGACGCCACCATCGCCTTCGACCCCACCAACACGGTGAAAAACACGCAGCTCTACACGGTGAACGTGAGCACCGGGGTGGTCACAACGGTTGGGGGGGCCTGTCGCTGGACCTGGGCCAACCCACCAACCCGCTGTTCATTTTCAACATCAGCTTCGATTTCAATCCCGTAGCAGACCAAATCCGGGTGTTGAGCAGCAACCGTAACAACTACCGCATTAGCCCGGTCGACGGCTCGCTGGTGGCCACCGACACGCCGCTGGCTTACGTTGGCGGCACCCCGGCCACGCCCGGCGTGGTCACGGCGGCTTACACCAATTCTACCATTGGCAGCACCAGCACCACGCTCTACGACCTCGACAAGGCCAACGGCAACATCCTGACCATTCAAAGCCCGCCGGCTGCCGGCACGCTTACCCGCACCACGCCTACCCTCGTCTACAACGGCTTTGATAACCTGACCAATTCGCTGGCCCTGGGCCTTGATATTGCGAATAACTCAACGCTGGGCTACCTGATTCAAACGACGGTGGCCAACGGCAGTGGCATTTCGAGCACCAACTTGTTCGACGTGAACCTCTCGACCGGGGTGGTCGACAACAAGCGCACCGTGATTCCCACGGCTCAGTCGGCCGGCTTCAACGTGTTCGACCTGGCCGTGCCCATCGCGGCGCCGGTGTGCGACGCGCCCACCAACCCGGCTTCCGGCGGCGTGACCAGCACCGGGGCCACCATCACGTTTACCCCCAACGCCTTAGCTACCAACTACACCGTGACGGTGACGCCCGCCAACGGCCCCGCCACCACCCAAACCGCCACCACTTCGCCGGTGACGCTGACGGGCCTCACGCCCAACACTAGCTACACGGTGAGCATTGTGAGCAACTGCTTTGCCGGCGCGCTGTCGTCGAGCGCCGTGAGCACCACTTTCACCACGCTGGCGCCGGTTTGCACCGCACCCAGCGGTCTGGCCGCTTCGGGCGTCACCAACACCTCGGGCACGGTGACGTTCACGGGCAGCCCTTCGGCCACAAGCTATACGGTGACGACCTCGCCCGCCACCACCACCCAGACGCTGCCGGCCAACGCCACTTCGGTCAGCTTCACGGGCCTCGCGCCCAGCACCACCTACACGGTGAGCATTGTGAGCAACTGCGCCGCGGGCGCCACGGCCGCGCCGGTCACCATCGACTTCACCACGGCCGCGCCCAACCCGGCGCCGGTCATCACCAGCCTCAGCCCGAGTTCGGCCACGGCCGGCGGCGCTGGGTTTACGCTCACCGTGACGGGCACGGGCTTCGTGTCGGGCGCCGTGGTCAATTTCAACGGCAGCCCCCGCACCACCACCTTTGTGTCGGCCACCAGCCTCACCGCTACCATTCCGGCTTCGGATATTGCCACGGCCGGCACCTACAACGTGACCGTGACCAACCCGGCACCGGGCGGCGGCACCTCGGCCGCGGCCACCTTCACGGTGAACAATCCGGCGCCGGCCATCACCAGCTTGTCGCCGGCTTCGGTAACGGCGGGCGCCGCCCCGCAAACGCTGACCGTGACCGGTACCAATTTCGTGAGCGGCGCTTCGCAGGTAACCTTCAACGGCACGGCCCGCACCACCACGTTCGTGTCGGCTACCCAACTCACCATTGGCCTCACCGCCGCCGACCAGGCCACGCCCGGCACCTACAACGTGACGGTAACCACCGCCGGCCCCGGTGGCGGAACATCAGCCCCAGCCACTTTCACCGTGAATGCGGCGCCCTGCAATGCCCCCTCGGGCTTGGCAGCCACCAACGTCACCAGCAACTCGGCTACGGTGAACTTCACTGGCAGCGGCACGGCCACGGGCTACACCGTGACGACTTCGCCCACTACCACCACGCAAACGCTGCCGGCCGGCGCCACGTCGGTCAGTTTCACGGGCTTGAACCCCAGCACCACCTACACGGTGAGCATTGTGAGCAATTGCGCGGGCGGGGCCACTTCGAGCGCCGCCACGGTGAACTTCTCCACCACGGCGGCCCCGCTCACGGACCTCACGGTGAGCTCGCCGCAACCCGTGCAGGGCAACTACAACAACGTGACCGTGACCAGCGGCGGCATTGCCAACCTCACGGGTCCGCTCACGGTGGCCGGCACCCTGACCGTGCAATCGGGCGGTACCCTAGTGCAGAACTGCCAGCCCATTACCGGAACGGGCAGCTTCGTGCTGCAGGCCAACGCCAACCTGGTCATCTGCGACCCGGCGGGCATTGCCGCTACGGGCGCCACCGGGGCCATTCAGGTTTCGGGCACGCGCACCTTCAGCCCCGACGCCAGCTATGGCTATGCCGGCTCCGCGGCCCAGGTGACGGGCCCGGGCCTGCCCGGCCGGGTGTTGAACCTGGCCGTGCAGAACGCCGCCGGGGTCACCTTGAGCCAGGCCGTAAGCATTACCCAACGCGTGGCGCTGCAATCGGGCGACCTCATTACCAACGGCCAAACCCTGACGCTGCTCTCCTCGGCAGCCGGCACGGCCATTGTGGTGAACACCGGCGGCGTGGTGAACGGCGCCGCCACCGTGCAGCGATACATCGACCCCACCCGCAACGCCGGCCTGGGCTACCGCCACTTCAGCTCGCCGGTGCAGAGCTCTACCGTGGCCGACCTGGCCACCAGCAACTTCACGCCGGTGGTGAACCCGGACTACAACACGGTGGGCAATACCGTGGTGCCTTTCCCCACGGTGTTTAGCTACAACGAAACCCGCGTGAACACCAGCGGCGGCGCCGGCTCCTCGGATTTTGATAAAGGCTTTATGTCGCCCCCGGCGCTCAACAGCCTGCTCATCGTTTCGCAAGGCTACACGGTGAACATCAGCGCCGGCCAGGTGGTCGACTTCGTGGGCGTGCCCTTTACCGGTACGCTGTCGGTCAACGGCCTCACCCGCGGCACCCAGGCCCAAAGCGGCTGGCACTTGCGCGGCAACCCCTACCCCTCGGCCCTCGACTGGAACCTGGTGGTGAACAACGGCCGCCTTGGCAACGTCGACAATACGCTGTACGTGTTCAAGAGCAGCGGCCAATACACCGGCAGCTACGCCAGCTACGTGAACGGCCAAAGCACCAACGGCGGCACCAACGTGCTGCCCGTGGCTCAGGGCTTCTTCGTGCGCACCAGCGCGGCCGGGGCTAGCGGCAGCATCAACTTTACCAACGCCGAGCGCCTGACCACGTACGACACCGCGCCCTTCCAGCGCGGCACCGCCGACACCCGTCCGCAACTGAAGCTGAGCCTAAGCAACGCCGCCGTGGCCACGCAGGCTGCTATTTACTTCGAGCAGGGCGCCACCGCCGGCTTCGACGGGGCCTTTGACGCCTACCACCTGCCCGCGCCGAACGGGCTGACCCTGGCCACCGAGGCCGGCACCGAAGCCCTGGCCATCAACGGCCAACCGGCCCTGGCTGGTGCCGACGTGCTGCTGCCGCTGCAAGTGGCTGCGCTCACGGCCGGCACCTACACGCTGGCCGTCGATAACCTCGCCAACCTGCCCGCCGGCTACCACGCCTACCTGCGCGATGCCCTCAGCGGCACCTTCACCGACCTGGCCACCACGCCGTCGGTGAGCCTTACGCTGGCGCCCAACGCCGCGGTCGGGGGCCGCTACTCCGTGCTCTTCACCACGCAGGCGCGGGTGCTGGCCACGGCGCCTGCCGCCCTGGCCCAACTGGCCAGCGTGTACCCCAACCCGGCCCATGGCGCGGCCACCCTGCTGCTGCCGGTGGCCCTGCGGGGCCAGCAGGCCACGGCCGTGTCGGTGGTCGACAACCTGGGCCGCACGGTGCTCGCCCGCACCCTGGCCGCCGGTGCCGCCGAAACGCTGGAGCTGCCCTTGGCCGGTCTGGCCGCGGGAGTGTACTCGGTGCAAGCCCGCACCGCCGCCGGCCTGGTGGTGAAGCGCCTGGTAGTTGAGTAGCCTTCGCTTCAAACCCGGCGGCTTGTCCAATCAAAAAGCCCCGACTGCATGCAGTCGGGGCTTTTTGTTGCTTAATGAATTGAGTACGTGTATGGGCTATAGCTGTGCGGATAAGTTGAAACAGCCGGCTTCAAGCCCGTACTAAAAAACCTTCCGCCAAGGGCGGAAGGCTTTCCTAGCTATGAAAACAACTGTCTCCTGTAGAAGACTTAGTAGTATCTACGCCAGAAGGCAGCTGTGTGGTTTGATTGATTGGATTTTATTGTCGTTTTATATGCTGAACGGCATGGGCGCCAGCTTCTGCTGAGGGGCCCGTGCCGGAGGTCTTCGTAGGCAGCCGGGTCTTCGGAAAAGCCGATTTTGCGGAGGTCGTTGCTGCGAATCCGGGTAGCCATGCGCAAAAAAGAAGAAGGCAGGAACGCAGATGCACGCGGGCCCCTATGCGATAGATGGCCCGAACACCAACGGAAAAGCCCCGCCAGTTGCTACCGACGAGGCTTTTTTGATGGCTCTGGTGTTTCCTCAGCTTGGCCAGCAGCTGGTGTTCGCACTCCGGGGGCAAGAAGCAAATCAAGGCCCACAATACCAAACACGGCCGTCGCAAGTGGCGTGTGCCAACCAACATGTTTGTTATCTGCTTCTAAATACGTCATTCCAAGGCATTCCGTTCAGGATACGGCCCCCGGCGAGATGTCTTTTTCATGACGTTTTGCTAACCAACGCGGGCCTTATTGCTAACTAACTTGGGCAGAATCAATTCCGTCGGCACACTCCACGAAGCAGCTTATTCTTTTCGTAAAAAATCGGGCTCCTATTGATTTAGGCTGGTTTGTAACTCCAAAACCTAATTAGCATCAATCGAAAGAGGCCCCAGCCATCCCGGCTGGGGCCTCTTCGAATTGCGCCAGAACGTGCTCATGATAAGACGCACGGGTTAGCTAGGCTTATTACGCTCCGTCCATCCGCACGATTTTCGGCGTGAACGAGCCCAGCACGTCCACCAACTCGCGCTGGCTGGCCATCACGGTGTGGATGTCCTTGTAGGCCATCGGCGCCTCGTCGAGCCCGCCCCCGATGAGCTCGATGCCGTGCTCGGCCAGGTGCTTGCGCACGCCCGATTCGGTCAGCTCCGCCTTGGCCCGCGTGCGCGACATGAGCCGCCCGGCGCCGTGCGAGGCCGAAGCCAACGACTCCGCCAGCCCTTTACCGCGCACGATGAAGCCAGGGGCCGTCATCGAGCCGGGGATGATGCCGAGCACGCCTGCGCCGGCCGGCGTGGCGCCTTTGCGGTGCACCACCACCTCGCGGCCATCGGCCAGCCGCTCTTTCCAGGCGAAGTTGTGGTGGTTTTCCACCTTGGCCAGGGGCCGTTCGCCCAGAGCTTTCGCCAAGCGCTGGTGAATCTGGGCGTGGCAGGCCGAGGCGTAGTCGCCGGCCAGGTTCATGGCCGCCCAGTACTCCTGGCCGGCTTCGGTGTCGAGGCCGAGCCAGGCGAGGTGCTGGGCTTCGGTGGGCAACTGGCACACGTCTTTGGCCAGGCGGGTGTAGTGCTCGGCAATGCCGGCGCCTAAGCCCCGCGAGCCGGAGTGCGACAGCACGCCCAGGTACTGGCCCACCGGCACGCCCAGCTCGTTTTCCGCTTCGGTGATTTCGACAATGCCGAATTCCACGAAGTGGTTGCCGGAGCCGGAAGTGCCCACTTGCTCGGCGGCTTTGTCGCGCTTGTTTTTCAGGAAAGGAATTTCCAGAAACTCGTCGCGCTCCAGCACGGCCGAGGCCAGGCGTCGCCCCCGCTCCCAGCCCCGGCCGGAGCCGAAACGGGTGTTGTTAAGCAGCACCGTCCGCAGTTCCTGCACGCGCTGTGTGAGGTACTTGGGCGGCAAATCAAACACCGACAAAGCCATGCGGCAGCCAATGTCGACGCCCACGGCATAGGGAATCACCGCGTTGTCAGTGGCCAGCACGCCGCCGATGGGCAGGCCGTAGCCGTGGTGCGCGTCGGGCATGAGGGCCCCGGCCACGGTCACGGGCAGTTTCATGGCCGTTTCCATCTGGTGGATGGCGCTGGGGTCGATGTGCTCGGCGCCGAACGTGGCGTAGGGCTTGCGCTCGACCAGGGCAATGTGCCGCGAGGGTGCCGGCAGCAAGGCCGCCGCGGTATGGCTCCAGTCGAGGTCGGTGAGGTAGTCTTTGGGGTTGGCTAACAGTTGACCTAGCAACGCAAGCTGGTCGGTTTGAGAAAGTTTTTTGAGGTGCTTGCGCTGCAATTGCGCGAGGGCAAGCCCGATGGCCCGGCCTTCGGGAAACCCGAGGGTGCGAAGGTCGTTGCCGCGTAAAAGAGTGGCCATGAAATGGTCGTTTGCACGAAGTAGAGACGCGACACTTCGCGTCTCAATCGTTGGGATGAATAAACTGAATAAATAGATAAAAACGGGCCGGGCAACAAGGCACACCGCCCACATATGTGCTCTAACCAACTGAGCTACCGCGGGCCGAAACCCACGAGCCGGACTCGAACCGGCGACCCCATCGTCCGAAGCGAAGTATGGCGGTGCTACGGCACCGGCCCGTTTTATCAGACAAAAACCGGAGCGACAAACGGCCCACGCAACGGGCCCAAAGCCCGACGTGACAGGTCAGAGTCGCGCTTGCCTACGGCATCCGGTAAAAAAATGAGAAGGATGATAAACGCGCAGCCACTTGGTTTTTTCAGTACGAAGTATGGCAGCACTACGACACCTTCTCAACCCGCTCCCTGCCCGGGGCAACAAGCGCCCGACCTCCTAGTCCTGCTCTACCACTGAGCTACGGCGACAGCCTTGCGGCAACTTCCGGCGGGATTCGAACCCGCGACCTGGGCAATCACAATGCGAAGTATGGCCGGGCTACGACACCCGGACAGGGATTGGGCTAACATGTATTGGGGCAACAAGCAGCAGGCGTCTATTGAATAGCGCGTCTACCAATTTCGCCACCCGTAGCGGTTAGGCTTTGGGACGGGATTTGAACCCGTAGGTCTTTACAGAACTACTTCCCGAAGTATCGCCCGCCTACGGCACCCAATACAAGCTTTTCGTTTCCGGAAGGGGCAACAGGCGCCCGGCCAACTGGTGCGGCCCTACCCATTTGCATTCGCCCTGCCCTGCGGCAGCACTTCGGGAGTCGAACCCGCGACCGCACCTGAGGTTGGTGCGAAGGAAGGCCCGGCTACGGCACCCACCCGGAAACGTATTTCATCTCGGCTTCATCCGCAAATTCAGGGCAACAAGCGGCTGGCGTGTCAACCGCGGCCGAGGCTGCGGCAGGGGATTCGAACCCAATCTCTCTGATTAACAGTCAGATTTCAACCAACGAAGTATCGCCCGCCTACGGCACCTGAACCATGCGGATGCCGCCGAGGTGGAACGGGCTACCGCAGCGGGTGCCCGTTCCGGTCGGCGACTGCCCTTTTGGGCAGCCGTCGTCCTAATCGTGGAGTCATGGTTGTAACGTCATACGCGTGTTTTTTATTCTATTTTGCACAGTAGCCCGAAATAACTGGCACTGGCAGAGGGGGTAATTATTTAGAAAACCTCATTGCGCTGTAGAGACGCGACACTTCGCTTCTCGGCGGTTGCGCCGTTCGAATGTCATTCGAGCGTCATCGTTCAATGCTGAGACGCGAAGTGTCGCGTCTCTACAGCGCGGCGGCCGGGGGTTCCGCTTTATTGCCCGGCCGTTCAGCTTGGTTATTACAATTCAATTTTCTCGATTTCGGTGAGCGCCGAGCCGCCGTTGTCCAGGGCCTGGAGCACGTCGAACACCTTGTCGGACCAGCCGGCGATGAGGGCCACGCCCGTTTCGGGGCGCACCTCCAGCGGGGCGGTGCCGTGCCCGGCCAGGTCGAAGAGGTAGAGGCGGGCGCCGGGGGCCACGGTGCGGCGGTACTCGGTCCATTCCTGGGCCAGGGTGCCGCCGTCGCCGGTGCTGTTCCACAGCTGCACGTCGGTGAAGAGCATCACTTTATCCACCACTTCCTGGCGCTGGCGCAGGTCGCGCAGCACGAGGTAGCCGTTGGTGGAGTAGCCCACTTCGCCCTCGCGCTGGTAGAACGCCTCCACGTTGCGGAGCACCGGCCCGCGGGGCAGGCTGATGCGCTTCCACGTGTTGCCGAACATACCGGTGACGACGTTCTGGCAGCGGCTCTGGAGCAACATGCCGAGCACAAGGCTCACGTCGTAGAGCAGCACTTTGCTGCGCGCCGAAATGGGCTGTTGCATGGAGCTCGACACGTCGCAGGCCACTACCACGCGGGTGTCGTGGCCAAAGCCGCGCAGGTTTACGGCGCTGTGCGCGATGGCCGTTTCGAGGGCCGCCAGCACGCCGGCAACGTGGCCGCTCTGCACGTTTTTCACCTCGCGGTAGGCGGCCAGGAAGCGGAACGGCAGCTGCTTGCTGCGCGCCACCGCAAACCGGTCGGCCAGGGTGTCGCACACCCGCTCCATGGCCTGGGCCGATACGTTGGCTTCGAGGAGGTTGCGGAGGTTGCGCAGCAAGGCCATGTAGCCCAGCTTGCCGCTGGCAATGAGTGTTTCCCAGGTGCTGCGAACGGCCGTTTGCCGGTCGGCCTCGGTGGCGTAGGTGCCCTGCCCTACCGCCGACAATTCGGTTTCCCAGGTGTAGGGCGTGGGCAGTTCACCGCGCACCAACTGGTCGAACAAGGCCTGCTGGGCCGCGTCGCGGGCTTTGGGGTGCACCACGAACAGGGCATCGCGCAAGCGCACCGCCCCGGCGCGGTCGTACTTGGCCAGCTGGTAGCCGTCGAAACGGTTGAAGCTGATTGCCAGGCCTTTTTGCAGCTGCTTGGAAACGCGGTTGAGGATTTTGGTCCCGCCGCGGCCGTTGGCCTGCGCGTAGTACGCCAACAATTCCGTGATTTCATCGGGGCGCTGCACCACCCGGGCCACCAGGCGGCTCAGGAGGTTGTCGCCGCGGTGCAGGCGGGCCAGCTCCACGCACAGCACCAAAGGCACCGAGCGCAAGTGCAGGCTTTCGCGGGCATACACCGCTAACTGAGTTACGAACAGAGGGTCGTTTTTAGCCACTAATTCGCGCAAACGCTCCAGGCGGGTATCCGCTTTTTCGTAGAACAAGTCGCTGAGCGCGGCGGTAGCCACGGCGGCGTACAATTCAACCTGGGGCGTGAGGACGAAGGCAGCTGCGCCCTCGTGGTTGACGGTAGTAGGAGCACGGTCTCGGGAGAAGAAGTTGAAGCGCATGTTTGAAGGGGTGGGATTTGAATGTTACAGATTTAGTTGACAGTGGCGCGTTAGTCCTGCCAGTCAATGCCGACGTGTTTCGACAGCACCAGGCGGGCTTCATTGAGCCATTGCATCATCCAGATGTGCTCCTGCGGAGTCATCCAGCGGTTGTATTTGCCGCGCACCTGCACCACGGTGCGGTGGGCGGTTACTTCGATGGTCAGGCCACGGGTGCCGTCCACGGTCAGTGAGAAGATGCCGCAGCGGCCCAGGCGGCACGATTGCAGGTAAGTAGCCACGCAGTTGCGCTGCGCGTTGCCTTCTTCCTGCAGCTGGCCAGCAGTGGTGAGCTGCTCGATGCGCACCGGCCCGGCCAGAAAATTGGCCACCGGCAACCCGCCCCAACTGGTATCGGGGGAAGCAGTGCCGCCCGATTGGCGACGCTCCCGAGCCGAGCCACGATGCCACTGTTCGCTGTGAGCCAGCACAGAAGCCATGCTGCGCCCTTTGAGCGTGAAGCCCGGCTGGGCCGGCTCCGGCCCAATGCCCACGCTGCGCTTCTGATGAATCCAGTCGCAGACGGGACCAAAATGGCACGGGTCGACCATGGGCGCGGCTACGAAAAAGTCCACTACGCTCAGCCAGAAGGCATCATCAACTAGGGGTGCCCGGCCCAGGCGCGATTCCATCACCGGGCCCCACCACGCCAGCGCGTCGCGGGCGGCGAGTTGGGCGTAGCGCAGGGCCTCGCGGAAGGTGCAGCCGGCGGGGGCTTCCCGCATGCCGTGCTCCAGCCGTTTGCTGAGGCGCACGGGCAGCCGCGGAAAGCTGCGCAGCGAATGCCCCTGCCCCAGGTGCACAGTCAAATCGGGCAGGTTCACGCCGTCTTCCACCAGCGTCGGGCGCGTCCAGGATTCAATCAGCCATTCCGGCGTGTTGCCGTAAGGGTCGAATAAATGCCGGACCAGGCTGGTTAGCTGCCGAAACACGTTATTGCTCTTGGGCTTCCAATCAGCCACCTCACGTACTCGCTTGGCATACCGTTCGGTTAGAGCTGCTACGCTTTGGACCAGTTCGGAGCGGTGCAACAGCCCCGTGCGTTTAGAAGCCAAGGCCCGCAACGCGCCCAAAATGTTGCCCTCTTCCGCGCCGGTGCGGCCTACCACGCAAGCCGCGTACAGCTGCGCCAGGGCCGAATCGACGCCCAAGGCTTCGTAAAGCGCATGGGGCGAGCCGAAGGAAAACATGTATTCTATTTGCTTAGACTGAGGCCAATTGCGCCAGTCGACGTGTCGCGAAAGCGCGACACCGGCCTGTTTCCAGCGGTAAGCTTCCGCC
This DNA window, taken from Hymenobacter sp. 5317J-9, encodes the following:
- a CDS encoding MOSC domain-containing protein, with amino-acid sequence MPFPFFGDDKSTVARLLATLPQTGRLEWIGQRPLRREPLLLVPEAELKTDSHMLGDHARPKTGGKRQVTLLQHEHLAAVAGYLGLNAPLDPARLRRNLVVSGLNLLALKNRQIQIGDEVILDITGECHPCSRMEEELGPGGYNAMRGHGGLTAHIAQGGLIRVGDVVRVLS
- a CDS encoding fibronectin type III domain-containing protein, with protein sequence MSSNRNNYRISPVDGSLVATDTPLAYVGGTPATPGVVTAAYTNSTIGSTSTTLYDLDKANGNILTIQSPPAAGTLTRTTPTLVYNGFDNLTNSLALGLDIANNSTLGYLIQTTVANGSGISSTNLFDVNLSTGVVDNKRTVIPTAQSAGFNVFDLAVPIAAPVCDAPTNPASGGVTSTGATITFTPNALATNYTVTVTPANGPATTQTATTSPVTLTGLTPNTSYTVSIVSNCFAGALSSSAVSTTFTTLAPVCTAPSGLAASGVTNTSGTVTFTGSPSATSYTVTTSPATTTQTLPANATSVSFTGLAPSTTYTVSIVSNCAAGATAAPVTIDFTTAAPNPAPVITSLSPSSATAGGAGFTLTVTGTGFVSGAVVNFNGSPRTTTFVSATSLTATIPASDIATAGTYNVTVTNPAPGGGTSAAATFTVNNPAPAITSLSPASVTAGAAPQTLTVTGTNFVSGASQVTFNGTARTTTFVSATQLTIGLTAADQATPGTYNVTVTTAGPGGGTSAPATFTVNAAPCNAPSGLAATNVTSNSATVNFTGSGTATGYTVTTSPTTTTQTLPAGATSVSFTGLNPSTTYTVSIVSNCAGGATSSAATVNFSTTAAPLTDLTVSSPQPVQGNYNNVTVTSGGIANLTGPLTVAGTLTVQSGGTLVQNCQPITGTGSFVLQANANLVICDPAGIAATGATGAIQVSGTRTFSPDASYGYAGSAAQVTGPGLPGRVLNLAVQNAAGVTLSQAVSITQRVALQSGDLITNGQTLTLLSSAAGTAIVVNTGGVVNGAATVQRYIDPTRNAGLGYRHFSSPVQSSTVADLATSNFTPVVNPDYNTVGNTVVPFPTVFSYNETRVNTSGGAGSSDFDKGFMSPPALNSLLIVSQGYTVNISAGQVVDFVGVPFTGTLSVNGLTRGTQAQSGWHLRGNPYPSALDWNLVVNNGRLGNVDNTLYVFKSSGQYTGSYASYVNGQSTNGGTNVLPVAQGFFVRTSAAGASGSINFTNAERLTTYDTAPFQRGTADTRPQLKLSLSNAAVATQAAIYFEQGATAGFDGAFDAYHLPAPNGLTLATEAGTEALAINGQPALAGADVLLPLQVAALTAGTYTLAVDNLANLPAGYHAYLRDALSGTFTDLATTPSVSLTLAPNAAVGGRYSVLFTTQARVLATAPAALAQLASVYPNPAHGAATLLLPVALRGQQATAVSVVDNLGRTVLARTLAAGAAETLELPLAGLAAGVYSVQARTAAGLVVKRLVVE
- a CDS encoding RtcB family protein, giving the protein MATLLRGNDLRTLGFPEGRAIGLALAQLQRKHLKKLSQTDQLALLGQLLANPKDYLTDLDWSHTAAALLPAPSRHIALVERKPYATFGAEHIDPSAIHQMETAMKLPVTVAGALMPDAHHGYGLPIGGVLATDNAVIPYAVGVDIGCRMALSVFDLPPKYLTQRVQELRTVLLNNTRFGSGRGWERGRRLASAVLERDEFLEIPFLKNKRDKAAEQVGTSGSGNHFVEFGIVEITEAENELGVPVGQYLGVLSHSGSRGLGAGIAEHYTRLAKDVCQLPTEAQHLAWLGLDTEAGQEYWAAMNLAGDYASACHAQIHQRLAKALGERPLAKVENHHNFAWKERLADGREVVVHRKGATPAGAGVLGIIPGSMTAPGFIVRGKGLAESLASASHGAGRLMSRTRAKAELTESGVRKHLAEHGIELIGGGLDEAPMAYKDIHTVMASQRELVDVLGSFTPKIVRMDGA
- a CDS encoding PcfJ domain-containing protein, whose amino-acid sequence is MFSFGSPHALYEALGVDSALAQLYAACVVGRTGAEEGNILGALRALASKRTGLLHRSELVQSVAALTERYAKRVREVADWKPKSNNVFRQLTSLVRHLFDPYGNTPEWLIESWTRPTLVEDGVNLPDLTVHLGQGHSLRSFPRLPVRLSKRLEHGMREAPAGCTFREALRYAQLAARDALAWWGPVMESRLGRAPLVDDAFWLSVVDFFVAAPMVDPCHFGPVCDWIHQKRSVGIGPEPAQPGFTLKGRSMASVLAHSEQWHRGSARERRQSGGTASPDTSWGGLPVANFLAGPVRIEQLTTAGQLQEEGNAQRNCVATYLQSCRLGRCGIFSLTVDGTRGLTIEVTAHRTVVQVRGKYNRWMTPQEHIWMMQWLNEARLVLSKHVGIDWQD
- a CDS encoding DUF4394 domain-containing protein; translated protein: MTTNLRALSALGRHLRYLGCVALLLVSAAASRAQAPAQATTLYGLGTATQPIAPNSTLFFPAGAAVGDQGLITFFTANAGGNANPAAFPVKIAGVQGGQKLVGIDSRPLTGQLYALGYDATIAFDPTNTVKNTQLYTVNVSTGVVTTVGGACRWTWANPPTRCSFSTSASISIP
- a CDS encoding TROVE domain-containing protein — its product is MRFNFFSRDRAPTTVNHEGAAAFVLTPQVELYAAVATAALSDLFYEKADTRLERLRELVAKNDPLFVTQLAVYARESLHLRSVPLVLCVELARLHRGDNLLSRLVARVVQRPDEITELLAYYAQANGRGGTKILNRVSKQLQKGLAISFNRFDGYQLAKYDRAGAVRLRDALFVVHPKARDAAQQALFDQLVRGELPTPYTWETELSAVGQGTYATEADRQTAVRSTWETLIASGKLGYMALLRNLRNLLEANVSAQAMERVCDTLADRFAVARSKQLPFRFLAAYREVKNVQSGHVAGVLAALETAIAHSAVNLRGFGHDTRVVVACDVSSSMQQPISARSKVLLYDVSLVLGMLLQSRCQNVVTGMFGNTWKRISLPRGPVLRNVEAFYQREGEVGYSTNGYLVLRDLRQRQEVVDKVMLFTDVQLWNSTGDGGTLAQEWTEYRRTVAPGARLYLFDLAGHGTAPLEVRPETGVALIAGWSDKVFDVLQALDNGGSALTEIEKIEL